The sequence below is a genomic window from Sulfurihydrogenibium subterraneum DSM 15120.
AGGATCTTTTGATATTAAATCGTCTAATATGGCATCTGCTATTATATCTGCTATTTTATCAGGATGCCCCTGACACACACTCTCTGCACTTTTTATAGTTCTCATACCTTTACTCCTTAACTACATTCATCTGATAAGATAGCACCTTTATTTGCAGAGGTTACGAACTTTGAGTATCTTCTAAGCCAAGGACTTGGTATTTCTTTTTTCTTAGGTTTGAACTCTTTCATTCTTCTTTCAAACTCTTCTTGAGGTATTAACAACTCTATCTTTCTATTTGGAATATCTATTAATATCTCGTCTCCGTCTTGAATTATACCTATAGGTCCTCCTGCTGCAGCTTCTGGAGATACGTGTCCTATACAAGCTCCTCTTGTGGCACCAGAAAATCTTCCATCTGTTATAAGAGACACTTTGTCTCCAAGTCCCATTCCCATTATTGTTGACGTTGGAGCAAGCATTTCTCTCATTCCAGGTCCACCTTTTGGGCCTTCGTACCTGATAACAACTACGTTTCCTTCTTTTACTTTTCCATTTGTTATGCCTTTTATAGCTTCTTCTTCACTATCAAATACAACCGCTTTTCCTTTGTGAACCATTATTTTAGGGTCAACTGCTGCAGCTTTGACTACTGCTCCATCTGGTGCTATGTTTCCAAATAGTACTGCAAGCCCTCCAGTTTCACTGTATGGATTGTCTATAGGTCTTATAACATTGTAATCTTTAATTTCTGCATCTCTTATAGCCTCTCCCAAAGTTTTCATTAAAACTGTAGGTCTGCCTAAATGCAGTAGATTCTTTTTAGATAATTCTTTTAATATTGCATAGATTCCACCAGCTCTATCCAAATCTTCCATATGATATTGAGACGCGGGAGCTAGTTTACAAAGGGTTGGTGTTTTTCTTGAGATTTCATCTATTTTTTCCATAGGAAACTCAATTCCTGCCTCGTGAGCTATAGCTAAAAGGTGTAAAACTGTATTTGAAGACCCTCCCATTGCTATATCAAGTGTGAAAGCGTTCTCAAAAGTTTGATAGTTTACTATATCTCTGAATTTTAGGTTGGCTTTAACAAGCTCTACTATCTGTCTTCCTGCTTGTTTTGCGAGTTCTATTCTTCTTGGGTCTATTGCAAGTATCGAACCATTTCCAGGAAGAGCAATTCCCAAAGCTTCAGCAAGACAGTTCATAGAGTTTGCTGTAAACATTCCAGAACAAGACCCACACGTAGGGCAAGCATGGGACTCAATGTCTAAAAGTTCTTCTTCTTTTATCAATCCTTTCTTTATAGAACCAACGGCTTCAAAAACTGTTGCTAAATCTATAGGTTTTCCGTTTTGGGTATGACCAGCTGCCATAGGACCACCACTGACTAAAATAGTAGGAATATTTACCCTTGCAGCTGCCATTATCATACCGGGGACAATCTTATCGCAGTTTGGTATAAGGACAAGTCCATCTAACTTGTGAGCTTGGACAACGGTCTCTACGCTGTCTGCTATTAATTCTCTACTTGGAAGAGAGTAAAACATACCAGAGTGCCCCATTGCTATTCCGTCATCAACGCCAATAACATTAAATTCAAATGGAACTCCTCCAGCTTCTCTAATAGCCTGCTTTACGTGTTGTGCAAACTCTTGAAGATGAACATGCCCAGGGATTATATCTATGTAAGAGTTAGCGACACCTATAAACGGTTTTCCAAAGTCTTCTTCTTTAAGTCCACATGCTCTAAGTAAACTTCTATGGGGAGCTCTTTCTATTCCCTTTTTTATTTCATCACTTCTCATCTTTTCCTCCTAAATACCGATAAGTTAGTTAATAGTATAGCAAAATTTTTTGGTATAATAGAGTTTAATGGCAAGCAAAAAATTCCTAAACTTTTTAATAGGTCTTTTAATGTTTACACTTTTTGTTAAGCCAACTTTCGCATTAAATGAGGATTTAAATCGTTGCTTTTACGAAGCCTCTGTTAGTTATAATGTTCCTCAGGGATTGCTTATTGCAATTGCAAAAGTTGAGTCTGGATTTAGACCTTGGGTTATAAACATAAATCAAAATGGTAAGTCAGTTAAAGTTATAAATCCAAAATCTTTAACAGAAGCTTTAGTGTATGTTAGATATTTACATGATAACGGTTATAATTACGATGTTGGAATAGGTCAGATAAATGTATGGAATATAAAAAGATTGAAGCTTCAACCTGAACAGCTTTTAGACCCTTGCAACAACATAAAAGTTTCTGCATACATTTTAAGAGAAAACATTAACAAGTACGGTTTAACTTGGGATGCAATATGGCGTTATAACGGTAGAAAAGATTACGCTTACAAAGTTTACAACGCCTTAATATCTATGGGACTTGTAGCTCGTAGATAACTTTTTCGCATATTCTATCCTGCAGGTCAAACATTATTTTTGCATCTTCTTCGTTTGTTTCATGGTCATAACCTAAAAGATGTAAAATACCATGGGTTAATAATCTTACTATCTCGGCTTTGTAAGAATGACCTATTTCTCTAGCTTGATTTTTTGCATACGGCAGAGATATTATTACATCACCTAAAACTCTGTATTTATAGCCTATGGTATATCCTTGAGGAAAGGATAAAACATCTGTAGGTTTATCTTTACCACGCCACTGTTTATTTATACTTTTTATTGTATCGTTATCTGTAAGTGTTATACTTACCTCTACATTTTCCAGCTGAAGGTTGTTTAAAATTTGATCTACTACCTTTTTTACAAATTCTTTTGTTATTTCTCTATCATAAACTTCCTTATTTATAAGTATTCTATTTTTCATTCTGATTTTCTTCTTCGTATTTATTGTAAGCTTCTATTATCCTTTGAACTATAGGATGTCTTACTACGTCCTTTTCAGAAAATCTTGTAAATCCTATTCCTTTTACACCATCTAAAATTTTTATAGCTTCTATTAATCCGGACTGACTTGTTTTTGGTAAATCTATTTGGGTTACGTCTCCTGTTATCACAGCTTTTGAACCAAACCCTATCCTCGTTAATAACATTTTCATCTGCTCTTTTGTTGTATTTTGTGCTTCATCAAGGATTATAAAAGCATCGTTTAAAGTCCTACCTCTCATAAACGCCAAAGGTGCAACTTCAATAACTTTTTTTTCTATCATATCGTTTACTTTTTCCGGGTCAACCATATCGTAAAGTGCATCGTATAGTGGTCTTAAGTACGGGTCAACTTTTTCTTCTAATGTTCCTGGTAAAAATCCTAACTTTTCTCCAGCTTCTACCGCAGGTCTTGTTAGAATTACCCTACTTACTTTATTCTGTTTTAGATAAGAAACAGCAACTGCCATTGCAAGATATGTTTTACCTGTTCCGGCTGGTCCTATTCCAAAAGTGATATCATTTTTCTTTATCGTTTCAACGTATAACTTTTGAGTAGGTGTTTTTGCCATAATAGGCTTTCTCTTGTATGAGAATAAAATTGTATCTGCTACTTTTACTTTCTCTTGTTCTCTTTCTAATTTTTCTTCTTTTTCTAGTTCAAGTTTAAATCCAACTGCAAGGTTTCTTATGTCTTGAGGTGATAGTATATGTCCTACTTCAAAATATGATGATACTTTTTCCATAAACTCTTCAAATTTATCTAGATTTTCCTCTTCACCAGAAGCTATTATTGATGTTCCCCTTGCAAAGATCTTTAGGTTAAAAAGTTCTTCAAAGTATCTTAGATTTTCGTCTCTGGTTCCAACTACATTAAAAAAGGCTTCTACAGGTATTTGCACTTCTAACTTTAAAATTCTTAAAACCTCCGTTTCAAATTTTTGATTAATTTATACCTTTTCAATCTAATTTCCATCCTTTTTGTATGTTAAAAAACTCTAAAAGTTCATTTAATTTTTTTGCTTCCAACTGTCCTGGTGCAAAAGACTGACCTATAAATGTGTAGGTTATTAAACTTCCAAATACAGGTGCTATTACTCTTGAAACTTTTCCTATTTCTCCCATAAGTATTGCTACCAAATTTTTCTCTCTGTTTTTGTGTGTGATACACATAACCCTTGCTACATCTTCAAAACTTCTTGCTTTAAAGGCATACTTTACTATATCAGCTCCCATCAGCTTACTTTCATTTATTATAGTTTGGATATAATCATCAGAAGGAGTTTTTTCAAAATCATGGTAGGACATTATTACAGATTTTCCTTTTGAGTGATAAAAGTCTATTACTTGTTTATTTATTTTAAATGAAGTATATTCTATATCTGCCATATCTACATAATCTGCTATTTGGCTAAATATTTCAAATCTTCCTTCATCTGGTATATCGGCTCCCCCTTCAAGTTTACTTCTTACAGTTGCAAGTGCTATAAATCCTTTTTCTTTTACTTTTTTTATTACATCTAATATATGTTTAAAATCTCTGATTTTAAATTGATCTATCCTCAATTCAATTATATCAATATCTTCTAAAAGTGCTTTTGATAATGTATCTTCTACATTATCATCCGTGATAGGTAAAGCTAACTTTACCATTTTTTATAACTCCATAGTTTTTTAAACAAACTTTGTCTTTACCATTTTATCATAAAATAAAAAATAATATTTTTACCTGTATAAGTTCATATAGACAGTGAACACCTACCCACTGTGAAATAAAAAATTTACTAAACAGAAGGCAAAATGAAAGGTGTTAAAGAAGTTATGGTTAATAGAGAAAATGGAATATACGATAGATGAGATGAATAGAAGATTAAGTAGTTATGTGGAAAAATACAATTTTATAAGACCGCACTACTCTTTAGGATATAAAACTCCTGCAGACATGCTTAATAAAATGTGATAAAATTTTTTAGGTGTGGGTGTTCATGATGTATAGAACTTATACACGGACTTTTAGCTAACAAAATAATGTTAGAAAGAGACATCGAAAATTTTGAGGAAAATCTGAAAAATATGTTAAAAGAAGGAAAAGAGAAAAACATAGAAGAGTTAGAAACAGGTAGAAGAACTGGCTGTTATGTATCCATAAATGATAAACGCAACTTTCTTGCACACAGCGGTTTAAACGTAAAATCACTATGTTGAAAAAACAAGATGACAAATTGTACATAGGTTATTGTGATTTTAAAGAAGATAGTAAAAAAATTATAGAAGATTTTCTAAAGTAGTTACAAAAAAGCTCTAATTCCATTTAGAATATCAGAACTTTATTTATTCATATATTTCCACACAGCATTGTCTAATTCCGCTGGTGATATTCCAAGTAAGTAAGCTGCTTCTCTATAAATATTAAATAACCTATCATAGTCACTCGCACTATCAGAAGGATTTCCGACATGAATTCCCGCTTTTTCTGCAAACTGTGTTAGTAATCTGTCTATGGCTACCACATCTGGCACGCCTGCGAGAATCCCTATGTAATCTCTGGTCTTGCGCCCAATATTCTTTAAACTTAATAGCTTATCTCTTATGCTCCAATAATTTTTCCTTAAATCACTAACAGTATCAATACCTTTTTGTAAAAAAAACTGTGTAAGTTCTTGAATACATTCTCTTTTTGCACTATTTTCAACAGCTACTTCTATCATTTTATTCATGTTTTGATAAACTCCTGTCGTGGTGGGTAAATCTGGATATCTTGCTATTTCTTCAACCCTTGGCTTAACTACTCTATCGTAATTCAGTCCAGCTTGCATACAGGCATCCATAATAAGTGCTCCCATATGATTCTGTATTGGAGGTGAACCATAATTACGGAAATTGGGGATTTCTTGTTTTACAAAGTCTACAAGTTTTTTTGCATCGCTCATAACTTAATCCTCCTGCAAGAAATTACTTCAATTCCCTCATAGTTGGGGAAAAACAAAGAAAGAAGCTAAAGAGAAAGCAAAACAGATAGACCTTAAAGAGTTTCTATCCCACATAGTTCAGACAAAACTTGACTCATACATACTAATGTTAAACAGAAAAGGAGTCTTTCTATCCCACATAGTTCAGACAAAACCCGTTAATTTTCAAAAATAAAAAAATTAAATAACCAAGTAATGACGCTGGTTTGCTGGCAGTTTTTATTTTCGTTAACCATTCGCAAATTGAGGTTAATTGCATCAAACCTCACATAATGCAAATATATTTTCTGTTATATTCCCACTTTCACCCTTATCACTACTTGATTATTACAATAATATATTTTCTGTTATCACGATGCAAAATTTAATGATAATTGTTATCAATAAGCTAATTTTAGCTAATTTTCAAAAAATTAAGTGGGATTTAAACCTATTCAGTTGTCAAGGTATTTAAATTTTAACCATTAACCACTAAAAACATTATACAAAACTTTTTCAAAAAATGCAACTTTTCTACTTCAAAACCATTTACTTTTTCATTCCAAACTCTACTGGAAGATTATTCTTCTTCCAGTCTATTATTCCGCCTTTTAAGTTGTAAACATTTTTAAATCCATTTTGTTCTAAAAACTTACTTGACATAACGCTTCTGTTTCCAGACCTGCAATAAACGAGTATTTTTTTATCTTTAAACTTTTCCAAATCTTTTATGTACTGAGGAAGGACTTGGACTGGTATTAAGATAGAGCCTGGTATGTGTCCATCTTTTTCATATTCTATAGGAGTTCTAACGTCTAAAACAATCACATCTTTTTCCTTTTGAATCTTTTCATAAAACGCCTTTGAATCTAAATCCTGATAAGCATAGGCAAATACAAAGCTTAGTAGTATAGCAAATATTAATTTTCTCATTCTTCATCCTTTTCTATTTTTATTCCTAACTCTTTTAACTGTTTTTCCGCTACATAATCAGGAGCTCCTGTTAGAGGGCATACTCCTTTTTGAGTTTTAGGAAATGCTATTACGTCTCTTATGCTTTCACTTCCTGTCATAAGTGCGAGGATTCTGTCCAATCCAAAAGCAAGTCCTCCGTGAGGTGGAGCTCCGTAGCTTAGAGCTTCTATTAAAAATCCAAATTTTTCTTTTGCTTCTTCTTCTGATATGTTTAGTAGTTTAAATATTTTTTGCTGTAAGTATGGAGTGTGTATTCTGATAGAGCCTCCGCCTATCTCTTCTCCGTTTAAAACCATATCGTATGCCTTTGATTTGAAAGATAAGGCAATTTCTGGATTTTCTAATGCTTGGTCTAACTTTTCTATGTCTTCATCTTTTGGGCTTGTAAATGGGTGATGAATTGCAACTAACCTGTTTTCTTCCTCGTCCCATTCAAATAAAGGAAAGTCAACCACCCATAAAAACTCTAACTTATTTTTATCTATTAAGTTTAACTTTTCTGCTAAATGCTTTCTTAAAAATCCTAAAACTCTGTGGGTTATGTCTTTTTTATCTGCTATGAATACAAGCAGGTCTCCGTCTTGGGCTTGCATTCTTTGGAAAAGTTTTTGTTTTTGGTCTTCTGTAAAGAATTTTAAAATAGGAGATGTTGCCTCACCGTTTTCAAGCTTTATCCAAGCCATTCCTTTAGCACCAAACTTTTTAGCATACTCTGTAAGGTCATCTATCTCTTTTCTTGAAAACTTAGCACCACCTTTTACGTTAATACCTTTAACAAGTCCTCCTGACTTTGCTACATCGTTAAATACTTTAAACTCAACCTCTGAGGCTATATCTGTAATATCTATAAGCTCTAAACCATATCTTAAGTCTGGTTTATCTGTTCCGTATCTGTTTATAGCCTCTTCGTAAGACATTCTTCTAAAAGGAATTTTTACATCAATACCTAACACTTTTTTGTAAACGTGCTGAATAAGAGCTTCTGATAAACTCATAACGTCTTCTTCTGACACAAAAGACATCTCTAAGTCTATCTGGGTAAACTCTGGCTGTCTATCCGCTCTTAAATCCTCATCTCTAAAACACTTAACTATTTGAAAGTATCTTTCTAAACCTGCAACCATAAGAATCTGTTTAAAGAGCTGAGGGGATTGTGGAAGTGCATAAAATTTGCCTTTTTCTAACCTTGAAGGGACTAAAAAGTCTCTTGCTCCTTCTGGTGTTGATTTTGTTAACATTGGCGTTTCAACTTCAATAAATCCATTTCCTACTAAAAACTCTCTTACAGCTTGATAAACCTCGTGTCTTAGTATTATGTTTCTTTGCATTGATGGTCTTCTAAGGTCTAAGTATCTGTACTTTAGCCTTACTTCTTCGCTTACTTTTATGTTGTCTTCTATTTGGAAAGGTAAAACTTCACTTGTATTTAGAATAATCAAATAATCTGCTAAAACTTCTATGTTTCCTGTTTTCATTTTTGGGTTTTCTGTTCCTGTAGGTCTTCTGCCTACAATACCTTTAACGCCTATTACATACTCAGATTTTAATTTTTTTGCTTTGTTGTAAACTTCTTGGGATATTTTTGAAGGGTCAAATACAACCTGAACTATTCCTTCTCTGTCTCTTAGATTTATAAATAAAACACCTCCGTGGTCTCTTACAGTATCAACCCATCCAAGTAGTCTAACTTCTTCTCCTATATTACCTTCGTTTAAATCTCCACAATAGTAATCTCTTTTAAAGTCTCTAAGCTGGTCTGTCATCAGTATCTCCTTAGTTTGTTTTATGTTATAATTATATCAAAACTTTAACATCGGAGGCATTATGTATAAATTAGATGTTGTAACTCCGCTTGGAAATGTTTTTAGTGGAGAAGTTTATCAAACTGTTATAACAACAGCTGACGGAGAAATAGGTATTTTAGAAAACCACATGCTACTTCTTACAAACATCACTCCAGGAAAGTTAAGGATTGAGAAGGCAAACGGTGAAGTAAAAGAGATGGCTATAACTTACGGTATATTAGACGTAGCAGGAGACAAAGTTATCGCATTAATTGAAGAAGTTTACGAATTAAACGAGATAGACACAGAAAACGAAAAGAAGCTCCTTGAAGAAGCAAACTCAAAACTCCAATCAGAAAACTTAACGGAAGAAGAAAGAAAGCATTACGAAAAACAAAAATACAGAGCTGAAACACTTTTAAATCTTGCATCTGCAAAAGTTTAATATAAATCTTCAAGAAGATGAAGACCTTTCTCCTTTCATCAGGGGAAAGGTTTTTATAATTCAAAAAAAGGACGGCTACAGATTCAACATAGACAGTCTATTACTTGCTGATTTTGTAAACATAAAATCTTCTGGGAAGCTGATAGACCTTGGGACAGGCAGTGGAATAATATTGATTCTTTTGTCTTTAAAGTATAAAAATCTGCAATTTTATGGGTTAGAAGTTCAAGAAAATTTGTATCAACTGGCTGAGAAGAATCTTAAAATCAACAACTTAAATGCAAATCTGCAATTGGGAGACGTTAAAGAGGTAAAGAAGTTTTACGAACATCAATTTTTTGATTATGTTGTGATAAATCCACCTTATTTTAAATCAGGAGATTATAAAAACATCCAAGAAAAGATAGCAAGGTCTGAAGCTCTGGCAACTTTAGAGGATTTTATAAAGGCATCTTGGTATCTACTTAAAAATAAAGGAAAACTTTTTATGATAGTGCCTTGTGAGAGACTATCTGAAACAGTTAAGTATTTGAAAAATAATAATATTCAACCTAAAAGATATAGATTTGTACATCCTTCTATAAAAGAAAAAGCAACTCATTTTATGGTAGAAGCAATAAAGCAGGCTAAAGAAGGTGGAGAAACAGTAGAAAGTCCTTTAATAGTCTATGAAAATCCAAAAGAAAAAAAATACACTGAGTACGTATGGAACTTACTTGAAAATTATCCAGAACACTGTTTATAATTAAAGTTATGGATTTAAAACAGCTTATTAAAAAACTTGAAGATATGGGATATAGAAACATCTACTCTTGGTGTGATGAGCCAGAGACTTACTACGACTGGCACACTCATAGATATGACGAAGTTAGGTTAGTTTTCAAAGGCTCAATAATAATAGGCACAGAAGATGAAGTATATCACTTAAAAGAAGGCGATATTTTAGAAGTAAAAGCAGGCACTAAACACTGGGCAAAAACAGAAGAAGGTGTCTGCTATCTCTGTGGAAGTAAGTAAGTTAGTCATTTATTACTATCCAACAGCTTTTTATAGAAATCTAAAAAAAATATAATAAGATGCAAAACTCATACAAGCACGCTTAATAAAATGTGATAAAATTTTTTGTAAATATTCACGATATAAAAAACTTATACAGGTTTTAAAACAATGAAAAGACTACCAATAGGCATAACCACATTACAATCAATAAAAAAAGACAACTGCTACTATGTAGATAAAACTCCTTTTGTCAAAAAGTTAGTAGATAATGGAAAGTACTTCTTTTTAAGCAGACCAAGAAGATTCGGAAAATCTCTGTTTGTAGATACTCTAAAGCAGGCTTTTTTAGGCAATAAACAGCTGTTTGAAGGACTGTATTTAGAGAAAAATTGGGACTGGAGTATAAAGTATCCTGTTATACACATTGATTTTGGAAGTAGAAATATAAAAGATGTTAATTTATTGAAAAGATGGATTATAGAGCAACTTAAAGAGCACATTATAATCTATAACGTTAAAATAGAAGAAGAAGACGATTACGGATTTTTATTTAGAAAGTTAATCTTAAAGCTATACCAAGAATATAAAACTCAAGTTGTAGTGTTGGTGGATGAGTATGATAAACCAATACTTGATAACATAGAAAACACAGAAAAAGCCATAGAAATTAGAGATATTTTAAAAGACTTCTACAGCGTCTTAAAGACAGCTGAGCCTTATCTAAAGTTTGTATTTTTAACAGGTGTGTCAAGGTTTTCAAAAGTATCTATATTTAGCGGTTTAAATCAGCTAAATGATATTACTATAGATTCAAGATTTTCAACTATTTGCGGATATACTCAGTCAGAGCTTGAAACTGTATTTGCAGAACAGTTAGAAGGAGTAAATTTAGAAGAGCTAAAATATTGGTATAACGGTTATAACTGGCTTGGTGATAAAGTTTATAATCCTTTTGATATTTTACTATTTTTTGATAAGAGAGAATTTAGACCTTTCTGGTTTGAAACAGGAACGCCAACCTTTTTAATTAAACTCCTAAAACAAAATAAATATTACCTTCCAAAAATAGAAGAGTTAGAAGTAGGAGAGGAGCTTCTTTCTAACCTTGACATAGATTACATATATCCAGAAAACCTTTTATTTCAGTCAGGTTATTTAACAATAAAAGAAACTCAGCAACTACTGGGTAAGTGGTACTATAAACTAACATATCCAAACTTTGAAGTAAAAACAAGTTTTAACGATGCATTTTTAACTCACTTAACACCACCACCGCTAAAAAACACGACAGAAATAGAACTAACAAAAGCAATATTACAAAATGACTTAGAAAAATTAAAGACAGCTTTACACAGCTTCTTTGCAAGCATACCAAACGATTGGTATAGGAGAAACGATTTAGACAACTACGAAGGATTTTACGCATCTGTGGTGTATGCACTGTTTACAGGAAGCGGATTAAACACAAAGGCAGAAGATACGACTAACATTGGAAAGATAGACTTAACTGTATTTTATCAAGATAGAGCGTATATAATAGAGTTTAAAGTAGTAGAGAAAGAAGCTGAAAACAAGGCTTAAAGAGTTTATTGAGAAAAAGCTTCATAGATACAAAGAATTTAGGTCAGACCCTTCAAAGGATTATACCTCAAACCTTAGTCCATACTTACACTTTGGTCAGATTTCACCACTAAAAGTGGTTTTAGATGTTTTAAAACATTACGACAAAAACGATGAGAATGTTGTGTCGTTTTTCAACGAGCTTATAGTGTGGAGGGAGCTGTCAAGGAATTTCTGCTGGTACAATCCACTGTATAACCAGTATGAAGGCATTCCCCAGTGGGCAAAGGAAACCTTAGAAGAGCATAAAAAAGACAAGAGAGATTACTTATACTCTCTGCAAGAGTTTGAAGAAGCTAAAACTCACGACCCTTACTGGAACGCTTCACAAAAAGAGTTGTTAAAAACAGGAAGAATTCATAATTATATGAGAATGTACTGGGCTAAAAAGATAATTGAGTGGACAGAAAATCCAAAACAGGCGTTTGATATTGCATGCTATCTTAACGACAAATACGCTTTAGATGGGAGAGACCCTAACGGTTATGGAGGAATATCTTGGTGTTTTGGCACTTTTGACAGACCTTGGCAAGAAAGAAAAGTTTTTGGAAAGATAAGGTACATGAACGACAAAGGATTAGAGAGAAAGTTTGATATAAAGGCATATGTGTTTAAAGTTAACCTTTTGTAAGTTTATAGGAGCCAAGCATGGAATTTGAAAAAATATTTAAAAGCCTTCCTGAAGGAAATTACACCCACGGTCTTATTCCAAGGCCTACAGCTGTAGTGTGTGTAAAAAACAATCCATTTACAGTTGCCCACCACACGCCTGTTAACAAAGACCCTTTTACATACGCTATCTCAGTAGATAAGACAAATTACAGCTACAGCCTTCTGCTTGAAAGTCAAGATTTTAGTATAAACTTTTTACCTTTTGAATTTGTAGAACAAATCCACAAAATAGGAAAAACCCATGGAAATGAAGTTAATAAGTGGCAGATTACAAATTTAAAACATCAAAAGGGTATGATGATAGAGTCTTACATAATAACAGACTCACTTATCATTTACGAATGTAAAAAGTTAAAACACATAGAGTTTGAAGACCACTGTTTATTTTT
It includes:
- the ilvD gene encoding dihydroxy-acid dehydratase, with the protein product MRSDEIKKGIERAPHRSLLRACGLKEEDFGKPFIGVANSYIDIIPGHVHLQEFAQHVKQAIREAGGVPFEFNVIGVDDGIAMGHSGMFYSLPSRELIADSVETVVQAHKLDGLVLIPNCDKIVPGMIMAAARVNIPTILVSGGPMAAGHTQNGKPIDLATVFEAVGSIKKGLIKEEELLDIESHACPTCGSCSGMFTANSMNCLAEALGIALPGNGSILAIDPRRIELAKQAGRQIVELVKANLKFRDIVNYQTFENAFTLDIAMGGSSNTVLHLLAIAHEAGIEFPMEKIDEISRKTPTLCKLAPASQYHMEDLDRAGGIYAILKELSKKNLLHLGRPTVLMKTLGEAIRDAEIKDYNVIRPIDNPYSETGGLAVLFGNIAPDGAVVKAAAVDPKIMVHKGKAVVFDSEEEAIKGITNGKVKEGNVVVIRYEGPKGGPGMREMLAPTSTIMGMGLGDKVSLITDGRFSGATRGACIGHVSPEAAAGGPIGIIQDGDEILIDIPNRKIELLIPQEEFERRMKEFKPKKKEIPSPWLRRYSKFVTSANKGAILSDECS
- a CDS encoding lytic transglycosylase domain-containing protein translates to MASKKFLNFLIGLLMFTLFVKPTFALNEDLNRCFYEASVSYNVPQGLLIAIAKVESGFRPWVININQNGKSVKVINPKSLTEALVYVRYLHDNGYNYDVGIGQINVWNIKRLKLQPEQLLDPCNNIKVSAYILRENINKYGLTWDAIWRYNGRKDYAYKVYNALISMGLVARR
- the ybeY gene encoding rRNA maturation RNase YbeY, with the protein product MKNRILINKEVYDREITKEFVKKVVDQILNNLQLENVEVSITLTDNDTIKSINKQWRGKDKPTDVLSFPQGYTIGYKYRVLGDVIISLPYAKNQAREIGHSYKAEIVRLLTHGILHLLGYDHETNEEDAKIMFDLQDRICEKVIYELQVP
- a CDS encoding PhoH family protein; this encodes MEKVSSYFEVGHILSPQDIRNLAVGFKLELEKEEKLEREQEKVKVADTILFSYKRKPIMAKTPTQKLYVETIKKNDITFGIGPAGTGKTYLAMAVAVSYLKQNKVSRVILTRPAVEAGEKLGFLPGTLEEKVDPYLRPLYDALYDMVDPEKVNDMIEKKVIEVAPLAFMRGRTLNDAFIILDEAQNTTKEQMKMLLTRIGFGSKAVITGDVTQIDLPKTSQSGLIEAIKILDGVKGIGFTRFSEKDVVRHPIVQRIIEAYNKYEEENQNEK
- the aroD gene encoding type I 3-dehydroquinate dehydratase, which gives rise to MVKLALPITDDNVEDTLSKALLEDIDIIELRIDQFKIRDFKHILDVIKKVKEKGFIALATVRSKLEGGADIPDEGRFEIFSQIADYVDMADIEYTSFKINKQVIDFYHSKGKSVIMSYHDFEKTPSDDYIQTIINESKLMGADIVKYAFKARSFEDVARVMCITHKNREKNLVAILMGEIGKVSRVIAPVFGSLITYTFIGQSFAPGQLEAKKLNELLEFFNIQKGWKLD
- a CDS encoding integrase core domain-containing protein, producing MLKKLWLIEKMEYTIDEMNRRLSSYVEKYNFIRPHYSLGYKTPADMLNKM
- a CDS encoding TM1812 family CRISPR-associated protein, yielding MLERDIENFEENLKNMLKEGKEKNIEELETGRRTGCYVSINDKRNFLAHSGLNVKSLC
- a CDS encoding rhodanese-like domain-containing protein, which produces MRKLIFAILLSFVFAYAYQDLDSKAFYEKIQKEKDVIVLDVRTPIEYEKDGHIPGSILIPVQVLPQYIKDLEKFKDKKILVYCRSGNRSVMSSKFLEQNGFKNVYNLKGGIIDWKKNNLPVEFGMKK
- the aspS gene encoding aspartate--tRNA ligase — protein: MTDQLRDFKRDYYCGDLNEGNIGEEVRLLGWVDTVRDHGGVLFINLRDREGIVQVVFDPSKISQEVYNKAKKLKSEYVIGVKGIVGRRPTGTENPKMKTGNIEVLADYLIILNTSEVLPFQIEDNIKVSEEVRLKYRYLDLRRPSMQRNIILRHEVYQAVREFLVGNGFIEVETPMLTKSTPEGARDFLVPSRLEKGKFYALPQSPQLFKQILMVAGLERYFQIVKCFRDEDLRADRQPEFTQIDLEMSFVSEEDVMSLSEALIQHVYKKVLGIDVKIPFRRMSYEEAINRYGTDKPDLRYGLELIDITDIASEVEFKVFNDVAKSGGLVKGINVKGGAKFSRKEIDDLTEYAKKFGAKGMAWIKLENGEATSPILKFFTEDQKQKLFQRMQAQDGDLLVFIADKKDITHRVLGFLRKHLAEKLNLIDKNKLEFLWVVDFPLFEWDEEENRLVAIHHPFTSPKDEDIEKLDQALENPEIALSFKSKAYDMVLNGEEIGGGSIRIHTPYLQQKIFKLLNISEEEAKEKFGFLIEALSYGAPPHGGLAFGLDRILALMTGSESIRDVIAFPKTQKGVCPLTGAPDYVAEKQLKELGIKIEKDEE
- the atpC gene encoding ATP synthase F1 subunit epsilon, coding for MYKLDVVTPLGNVFSGEVYQTVITTADGEIGILENHMLLLTNITPGKLRIEKANGEVKEMAITYGILDVAGDKVIALIEEVYELNEIDTENEKKLLEEANSKLQSENLTEEERKHYEKQKYRAETLLNLASAKV
- a CDS encoding tRNA1(Val) (adenine(37)-N6)-methyltransferase — its product is MHLQKFNINLQEDEDLSPFIRGKVFIIQKKDGYRFNIDSLLLADFVNIKSSGKLIDLGTGSGIILILLSLKYKNLQFYGLEVQENLYQLAEKNLKINNLNANLQLGDVKEVKKFYEHQFFDYVVINPPYFKSGDYKNIQEKIARSEALATLEDFIKASWYLLKNKGKLFMIVPCERLSETVKYLKNNNIQPKRYRFVHPSIKEKATHFMVEAIKQAKEGGETVESPLIVYENPKEKKYTEYVWNLLENYPEHCL